From Triticum urartu cultivar G1812 chromosome 2, Tu2.1, whole genome shotgun sequence, a single genomic window includes:
- the LOC125541319 gene encoding zinc finger A20 and AN1 domain-containing stress-associated protein 12-like, which yields MAQGQESSTQAAAAPALCSNGCGFYGSAATKNMCSKCYLEHLKATDTAAPAAEGKTKIKADVASLAFNLKTSLSLQDSAAAVAEAPAAEAPAKKAATTRCMACKKKVGLLGFACRCGGTFCSLHRYVDGHACDFDYKKVDREKIAQQNPLITPSKIDKI from the coding sequence ATGGCGCAGGGGCAGGAGTCGTCGACGCAGGCCGCCGCAGCGCCAGCGCTGTGCTCGAACGGCTGCGGGTTCTACGGCAGCGCGGCGACCAAGAACATGTGCTCCAAGTGCTACCTCGAGCACCTCAAGGCCACCGACACGGCCGCCCCCGCCGCCGAGGGGAAGACGAAGATCAAGGCGGACGTAGCCAGCCTCGCCTTCAACCTCAAGACGTCGCTGAGCCTGCaggactccgccgccgccgtcgccgaggCACCGGCGGCCGAGGCGCCGGCGAAGAAGGCGGCGACGACCAGGTGCATGGCGTGCAAGAAGAAGGTCGGGCTGCTGGGGTTCGCGTGCCGCTGCGGCGGCACCTTCTGCTCGCTGCACCGCTACGTGGACGGGCACGCGTGCGACTTCGACTACAAGAAGGTCGACCGCGAGAAGATCGCCCAGCAGAACCCTCTGATCACGCCGTCCAAGATCGACAAGATTTGA
- the LOC125541320 gene encoding uncharacterized protein LOC125541320 — MERGDAATGSGSRSGAGTSIQVTALDGIVNVNSLFTLAAFLGLAWRPSSDGPGLADGADHLGACAAGDRIESDLVSFHVLAFACFLFSSLVALCLKQIVRTFPHYRRASSAAAGAAVSWTVKINRAALRVGILACAVGSVCGCGFLTMALVNVVQVKLGRLGCGAGGSAAWGAVIPLVTLVPSAMLIYIGIVFYAFTR; from the coding sequence ATGGAGCGCGGCGATGCTGCCAccggcagcggcagccgcagcggTGCGGGAACGAGCATCCAGGTCACGGCTCTGGACGGCATCGTGAACGTGAACTCTCTCTTCACCCTCGCCGCGTTCCTCGGCTTGGCGTGGCGCCCCTCCTCCGACGGGCCAGGCCTCGCCGACGGCGCCGACCACCTGGGCGCCTGCGCCGCGGGGGACCGCATCGAGTCTGACCTCGTCTCCTTTCACGTCCTCGCCTTCGCCTGTTTCCTCTTCTCCAGCCTCGTCGCGCTCTGCCTCAAGCAGATCGTCCGCACCTTCCCCCACTACCGCCGtgcctcctccgccgccgccggagccgccgtcaGCTGGACGGTGAAGATCAACCGGGCAGCGCTCCGGGTCGGGATCTTGGCGTGCGCGGTGGGATCCGTGTGCGGATGCGGGTTCCTGACGATGGCCCTCGTCAACGTGGTGCAGGTGAAGCTCGGCCGGCTCGGCTGCGGCGCCGGCGGCTCCGCGGCATGGGGCGCCGTCATCCCGCTCGTCACGCTCGTGCCTTCCGCCATGCTGATCTACATTGGCATCGTCTTCTACGCCTTCACCCGCTAG